The genome window GCCGCACCTCGGCATCGCGATTAACGTTGCGCTGAAATTTTGGCAGCCAAAAATCGAGGCGTGATTTCGGTACGCGTCGACCGCTAGTGCAATCGTGTCGATGCCAGAAACATCCATGCAGGAAGATCGCGCGCTTCCGACCGAGGAACGCGATGTCCGGCTTGCCGATGATCGACGCCTTATTCTTCCGATAGCGATGCCCCAGCCGCCAGACCAGTTCGCGCAGCTTCAACTCTGGCTTAGTGTCGCGGGAGCGGACACGGCCCATGCGCTTGCTTCGCTCGTCTCGGGTCAGCGTGTCCATTAAGCCGCCTTCGCGGCGCGTCGGCGCATTTTCGCGAGGTAATCCGAGATAGCCTCCCGAACCATGTATGCGCGGCTGCGATCCGTCTCCCGCGACAGTTTATCGAGCTCGGCCATGTCCGCCTCGTCGATGGTGACCGACAAGGGGACCGCCCTGTTCTTCGTGACTTTGCGAGCAACCATGCGCGCCTCCCCTTCAAGTTAATGATTCATAATGCATGATGC of Abditibacteriaceae bacterium contains these proteins:
- the vsr gene encoding DNA mismatch endonuclease Vsr; the protein is MDTLTRDERSKRMGRVRSRDTKPELKLRELVWRLGHRYRKNKASIIGKPDIAFLGRKRAIFLHGCFWHRHDCTSGRRVPKSRLDFWLPKFQRNVNRDAEVRQQLTSAGWRSLVIWECELRDPLSVQDRVREFLDA
- a CDS encoding ribbon-helix-helix domain-containing protein, giving the protein MVARKVTKNRAVPLSVTIDEADMAELDKLSRETDRSRAYMVREAISDYLAKMRRRAAKAA